The Leclercia sp. S52 genome has a segment encoding these proteins:
- the dsdX gene encoding D-serine transporter DsdX: MGSPVWVVATLLASIVLIVFTIVKLKFHPFLALLLASFFVGTLMGMSPLDMVNAIESGIGGTLGFLAAVIGLGTILGKMMEVSGAAERIGITLQRCRWLSADVIMVLVGMICGITLFVEVGVVLLIPLAFSIAKKTHTSLLKLAIPLCTALMAVHCVVPPHPAALFVTNKLGADVGTVIVYGLLVGLMASLIGGPLFLKLLGNRLPFKAVPAEFSDLRVREEHTLPSLGATLFTVLLPIGLMLVKTVAELNMVKTGTLYTLLEFIGNPITAMFIAVFVAYYLLGLRQKMGMATLLTHTEHGFGSIANILLIIGAGGAFNAILKTSGLADTLAHILSNLHMHPILLAWLVALILHAAVGSATVAMMGATAIVAPMLPLYPNVSPEIITIAIGSGAIGCTIVTDSLFWLVKQYCGASLNETFKYYTTATFIASVLALGGTFLLSFII, translated from the coding sequence ATGGGATCTCCGGTCTGGGTTGTAGCCACGCTGCTGGCAAGCATTGTGCTGATTGTGTTTACCATCGTAAAACTGAAGTTTCATCCGTTCCTGGCGTTGCTGCTGGCGAGCTTTTTCGTCGGCACCCTGATGGGGATGAGCCCGCTGGATATGGTGAATGCCATTGAGAGCGGCATCGGCGGTACGCTGGGCTTCCTGGCGGCGGTGATTGGCCTCGGCACCATTCTGGGCAAAATGATGGAGGTGTCCGGCGCGGCTGAACGCATCGGCATCACGCTGCAGCGCTGCCGCTGGCTCTCAGCCGACGTGATTATGGTGCTGGTGGGGATGATTTGCGGCATTACCCTGTTTGTCGAGGTGGGCGTGGTGCTGCTGATCCCGCTGGCCTTCTCCATCGCCAAAAAGACCCACACTTCGCTGCTGAAGCTGGCGATCCCGCTCTGTACCGCCCTGATGGCGGTGCACTGCGTGGTGCCACCGCACCCGGCGGCGCTGTTTGTCACCAACAAGCTGGGAGCCGACGTCGGAACGGTGATTGTATATGGCCTGCTGGTGGGGCTGATGGCCTCCCTGATTGGCGGCCCGCTGTTCCTGAAGCTGCTGGGGAACCGTCTGCCGTTCAAGGCGGTACCGGCGGAGTTTTCTGACCTCAGGGTGCGGGAAGAACATACCCTGCCGTCGCTGGGCGCCACGCTGTTTACCGTCCTGCTGCCTATCGGCCTGATGCTGGTGAAAACCGTGGCCGAGCTGAACATGGTGAAAACCGGCACCCTGTATACGCTGCTGGAGTTTATCGGCAACCCGATCACGGCGATGTTTATTGCGGTGTTTGTGGCCTATTACCTGCTGGGGTTACGTCAGAAGATGGGCATGGCGACGCTGCTGACCCATACCGAGCACGGGTTTGGCTCGATCGCCAATATTCTGCTGATTATCGGCGCGGGCGGGGCCTTTAACGCCATCCTTAAGACCAGCGGTCTGGCCGATACGCTGGCACACATTCTCTCGAACCTGCATATGCATCCGATCCTGCTCGCCTGGCTGGTGGCGCTGATCCTGCACGCGGCGGTGGGGTCTGCCACCGTGGCGATGATGGGCGCGACGGCGATCGTCGCCCCGATGCTGCCGCTCTACCCCAACGTCAGCCCGGAGATCATCACCATTGCCATCGGTTCCGGCGCCATTGGCTGCACGATCGTTACCGATTCCCTCTTCTGGCTGGTGAAGCAGTACTGCGGTGCCAGCCTGAATGAGACCTTCAAATACTATACAACGGCGACATTTATCGCCTCGGTGCTTGCACTCGGCGGCACCTTCCTGCTTTCTTTCATTATCTAG
- the emrD gene encoding multidrug efflux MFS transporter EmrD, which produces MKRQRNVNLLLMLVLLVAVGQMAQTIYIPAIADMAKELNVREGAVQSVMGAYLLTYGVSQLFYGPLSDRVGRRPVILVGMTIFMIATVIAMTTHSLSVLIAASALQGVGTGVGGVMARTLPRDMYQGTQLRHANSLLNMGILVSPLLAPLIGGLLDTMWSWRACYGFLLVLCVIVTFSMARWMPETRPQDAPRTRLLTSYKILFGNGAFNCYVLMLVGGLAGIAVFEASSGVLLGAGLGLSSMVVSILFILPIPAAFFGAWFAGRANKRFTTLMWQSVVSCLLAGLMMWIPGLFGVMNVWTLLIPAALFFFGAGMLFPLATSGAMEPFPFLAGTAGALVGGLQNIGSGALAWLSAMMPQNGQASLGLLMTLMGLLIVLCWLPLASRASHHEQAV; this is translated from the coding sequence ATGAAAAGACAGCGGAACGTTAATTTACTCTTGATGTTGGTATTGCTGGTCGCCGTCGGTCAGATGGCGCAAACCATCTATATCCCGGCCATTGCGGATATGGCGAAGGAACTCAACGTCCGTGAAGGCGCGGTGCAGAGCGTGATGGGCGCGTATCTGCTGACCTACGGCGTCTCGCAGCTGTTCTACGGCCCGCTCTCGGATCGCGTTGGCCGCCGTCCGGTGATCCTGGTCGGGATGACGATTTTTATGATCGCCACGGTAATTGCCATGACCACCCACAGCCTGAGCGTGCTGATCGCCGCCAGCGCGTTGCAGGGCGTCGGCACCGGCGTCGGTGGGGTGATGGCCCGCACGTTGCCGCGCGATATGTATCAGGGCACCCAGCTGCGCCATGCTAACAGCCTGCTGAACATGGGCATTCTGGTCAGCCCGCTGCTGGCCCCGCTGATTGGTGGCCTGCTGGACACCATGTGGTCATGGCGGGCCTGCTACGGCTTCCTGCTGGTGCTGTGCGTTATCGTCACCTTCAGCATGGCGCGCTGGATGCCGGAAACCCGCCCCCAGGACGCGCCGCGCACCAGACTGCTCACCAGCTACAAAATCCTCTTCGGCAACGGAGCCTTTAACTGCTACGTGCTGATGCTGGTGGGTGGACTGGCGGGTATCGCGGTGTTCGAAGCCAGCTCTGGCGTGCTGTTGGGCGCCGGGCTGGGCCTCAGCAGCATGGTGGTGAGTATTCTGTTTATCCTGCCGATCCCGGCGGCGTTTTTCGGCGCCTGGTTTGCCGGACGCGCCAATAAACGCTTTACCACCCTGATGTGGCAGTCGGTGGTGAGCTGCCTGCTGGCAGGGCTGATGATGTGGATCCCGGGGCTGTTCGGGGTGATGAACGTCTGGACCCTGCTGATCCCGGCCGCGCTGTTCTTCTTTGGCGCGGGGATGCTGTTCCCGCTGGCGACCAGCGGCGCGATGGAGCCCTTCCCGTTCCTCGCCGGCACCGCCGGGGCGCTGGTGGGAGGCCTGCAGAATATTGGCTCCGGCGCGCTGGCCTGGCTCTCGGCGATGATGCCGCAAAACGGCCAGGCGAGCCTCGGGCTGCTGATGACTTTAATGGGTCTGCTGATTGTGCTCTGCTGGCTGCCGCTGGCCTCCCGCGCCTCGCACCACGAGCAGGCGGTCTGA
- a CDS encoding YidH family protein, which translates to MKISRLGEAPDYRFSLANERTFLAWIRTALGFLAAGVGLDQLAPDFATPAIRQLLALLLCLFSGGLAIYGYLRWLRNEKAMRLKEDLPYTRSLLMVSLILMIVAVIVMGLVLYGG; encoded by the coding sequence ATGAAAATTTCCCGCCTCGGCGAAGCGCCGGATTATCGCTTCTCGCTGGCCAACGAGCGTACCTTTCTGGCGTGGATCCGCACCGCGCTGGGCTTTCTGGCGGCCGGTGTCGGCCTTGACCAGCTGGCCCCCGATTTTGCCACGCCGGCGATCCGCCAGCTGCTGGCGCTGCTGCTGTGCCTCTTTTCCGGCGGGCTGGCGATCTACGGCTACCTGCGCTGGCTGCGCAATGAAAAGGCGATGCGCCTGAAAGAAGATCTGCCCTACACCCGCAGCCTGCTGATGGTCAGCCTGATCCTGATGATAGTGGCGGTGATTGTGATGGGGCTGGTGCTGTATGGCGGATAA
- a CDS encoding PTS sugar transporter subunit IIB, with product MKDKINILFVCGYGVGSSVMLQTVVKKALAKYDIDFDMEHTAAGEVGGFTEWADIYAISKKLIDVVSLDPRHGQYLIPIENIMDGETIGKQIYAVIEEHFPHLIQAR from the coding sequence ATGAAAGACAAAATTAATATTCTGTTTGTTTGCGGCTACGGTGTCGGCAGTAGCGTGATGTTGCAGACGGTGGTGAAAAAAGCCTTAGCGAAATATGACATTGATTTCGACATGGAGCATACCGCCGCGGGCGAGGTCGGCGGATTTACCGAATGGGCGGATATCTACGCCATTTCGAAAAAGCTGATTGATGTGGTGAGCCTCGATCCGCGCCACGGACAGTATCTGATCCCCATCGAAAATATTATGGACGGAGAGACCATCGGGAAGCAGATCTACGCGGTGATTGAAGAGCATTTCCCGCACCTGATTCAGGCCCGTTAA
- a CDS encoding aryl-sulfate sulfotransferase, producing the protein MNATYTVKLNPYDKNKLSALITIESPEAVRFDYTVQGKTANTSFHYGTEQYSVNPEITVVGLYANYSNNVTLNLYTGNNAAETFLITISTQGQDYGDVPLALTINIADGAMAESTLGQGWFVTSAWNGYDINGDLRITGLFPWMYGNLKIIENALWSAEASETWDPDKHAFAPTLYRFNLAGKIAQTYTAPAGYGFHHDITTDGKGTLWVLGSLLDGWSDEQKLESILYKYDIASGALLWQRDYSREFMGATVLDNTDTNDVHFNSLEYVAETGQLMVNSRSSCTVLGLNSESGDPEWIIDNPAFPVLNSTLNLQVVDADNFSYPNGEHAVFVTHNSRYQAWRGNNRFVVSLFNNNSCADEQGNELVRTIESDPVTYTAAALDSLPTILAIDLTAATVQRLDQFHFPDQRSELTSSVFDVGNEYYNVYFGAEQSFFVFDTDNNIGVSIYDIDTGLGYRGRIFTYDELRSLI; encoded by the coding sequence ATGAACGCAACCTATACTGTAAAACTTAACCCCTACGATAAAAATAAACTCAGCGCATTAATTACCATTGAGAGTCCGGAAGCGGTAAGGTTTGACTACACCGTCCAGGGTAAAACTGCGAACACCAGCTTTCATTACGGCACCGAGCAATACAGCGTTAATCCAGAAATTACCGTGGTAGGTTTGTATGCCAATTATTCCAATAACGTTACCCTGAATCTTTACACCGGGAACAATGCCGCCGAAACCTTTCTGATAACGATATCAACGCAGGGGCAGGACTATGGTGATGTTCCCCTGGCGCTGACGATCAATATTGCTGACGGCGCGATGGCAGAGAGTACCTTAGGGCAGGGTTGGTTTGTCACCAGCGCGTGGAATGGCTATGACATCAATGGCGATCTGCGCATTACCGGCCTGTTTCCGTGGATGTACGGCAACTTAAAAATCATCGAAAACGCGCTCTGGTCAGCCGAAGCCAGCGAAACCTGGGATCCGGACAAGCATGCCTTCGCGCCAACGTTATACCGCTTTAACCTCGCCGGTAAGATCGCACAAACCTACACCGCGCCTGCCGGGTATGGTTTTCATCACGACATCACTACCGACGGGAAAGGCACTCTCTGGGTGTTAGGCTCCCTGCTGGATGGCTGGAGTGACGAGCAAAAGCTGGAGAGCATCCTCTATAAATACGACATCGCCAGTGGGGCGTTGCTCTGGCAGCGTGATTACTCCCGGGAATTTATGGGTGCCACGGTGCTGGACAATACCGACACCAACGACGTGCATTTCAACAGCCTGGAGTATGTCGCCGAGACCGGACAGCTGATGGTCAATTCCCGCTCCAGCTGTACCGTGCTGGGGCTTAATAGCGAGTCCGGGGATCCGGAGTGGATTATCGATAACCCGGCCTTTCCCGTGCTGAATAGCACCCTGAATCTGCAGGTGGTGGATGCAGATAATTTCAGCTATCCCAACGGTGAGCATGCCGTGTTTGTGACGCATAACAGCCGGTACCAGGCGTGGCGGGGTAACAACAGGTTCGTTGTCTCCCTGTTCAATAACAACTCGTGCGCAGATGAACAGGGTAATGAGCTGGTCCGTACGATTGAATCGGATCCAGTAACCTATACCGCCGCCGCACTGGATTCTTTACCCACTATTCTTGCCATCGATTTAACCGCCGCGACGGTTCAGCGTCTGGATCAGTTTCATTTCCCCGACCAGCGCAGCGAGCTCACGTCATCGGTATTTGATGTCGGGAATGAGTATTACAATGTCTATTTCGGTGCCGAACAATCCTTCTTCGTTTTTGATACCGATAATAATATCGGGGTATCGATTTACGATATTGATACCGGCTTAGGCTATCGCGGCAGAATATTCACTTACGATGAACTGCGTTCGTTAATTTAA
- the dsdA gene encoding D-serine ammonia-lyase, which translates to MENANITTLIAQYPLVEDLIALKETTWLNPKATTLAAGLPYVGLTDADVEDARARLNRFAPYLARAFPETAATQGIIESELVAIPLMQKRLEKESGATIPGTLLLKKDSHLPISGSIKARGGIYEVLTHAEKLALAAGLLSVDDDYSILLEPRFKDFFSQYSIAVGSTGNLGMSIGIMSARIGFKVTVHMSADAREWKKAKLRSHGVTVVEYEQDYGVAVEQGRKAAENDPNCFFIDDENSRTLFLGYAVAGERLKAQFAEQGRVVDADHPLFVYLPCGVGGGPGGVAFGLKLAFGDHVHCIFAEPTHSPCMLLGVYTGLHDEIAVQDLGIDNLTAADGLAVGRASGFVGRAMERLLDGFYTLSDQSMYDMLGWLAQEENIRLEPSALAGMAGPVRLAASGHYPLENATHLVWATGGGMVPDEEMAKYLAKGR; encoded by the coding sequence ATGGAAAACGCAAACATCACCACCTTAATCGCACAGTATCCTCTGGTGGAGGATCTGATCGCCCTGAAAGAAACCACCTGGCTTAACCCGAAAGCCACCACCCTGGCCGCTGGCCTGCCGTATGTCGGGCTGACCGACGCCGACGTGGAGGATGCCCGGGCGCGCCTGAACCGCTTTGCGCCTTACCTCGCCAGAGCCTTTCCGGAAACGGCGGCCACTCAGGGGATTATCGAATCTGAGCTGGTCGCCATTCCATTGATGCAGAAACGGCTGGAGAAAGAGTCTGGCGCGACCATTCCGGGCACTCTGCTGCTGAAAAAAGACAGCCATCTGCCCATCTCCGGCTCGATTAAAGCCCGCGGCGGGATCTATGAAGTGCTGACCCACGCCGAAAAACTGGCGCTGGCCGCCGGGCTGCTCAGCGTTGACGACGATTACAGCATCCTGCTGGAACCGCGCTTCAAGGACTTCTTCAGCCAGTACAGCATCGCCGTGGGGTCGACCGGCAACCTCGGGATGTCCATTGGCATCATGAGCGCGCGCATCGGCTTTAAGGTGACGGTGCACATGTCCGCCGACGCCCGCGAGTGGAAGAAGGCTAAACTCCGCAGCCACGGCGTGACGGTGGTGGAATACGAACAGGATTACGGCGTGGCGGTGGAGCAAGGGCGCAAAGCGGCGGAAAACGATCCGAACTGCTTCTTTATCGACGATGAAAACTCCCGCACCCTGTTCTTAGGCTATGCCGTGGCAGGCGAGCGCCTGAAAGCGCAGTTTGCCGAACAGGGCCGGGTGGTGGATGCGGATCATCCCCTGTTTGTCTATCTGCCGTGCGGCGTGGGCGGTGGCCCTGGCGGAGTGGCGTTTGGGCTGAAGCTGGCCTTTGGCGATCATGTTCACTGTATCTTTGCCGAACCGACCCACTCCCCGTGCATGCTGCTGGGGGTCTATACCGGTCTGCACGATGAGATTGCGGTGCAGGATCTGGGGATCGATAACCTCACCGCGGCGGACGGTCTGGCGGTAGGCCGCGCCTCCGGCTTTGTCGGCCGCGCGATGGAGCGCCTGCTCGACGGGTTCTACACCCTCTCCGATCAGAGCATGTACGACATGCTGGGCTGGCTGGCGCAGGAGGAGAACATCCGCCTTGAGCCGTCTGCGCTGGCGGGCATGGCCGGCCCGGTGCGCCTCGCCGCCTCCGGTCACTATCCGCTGGAGAACGCCACTCACCTGGTGTGGGCCACCGGCGGCGGGATGGTGCCGGACGAGGAGATGGCGAAGTACCTGGCGAAAGGGCGTTAA
- a CDS encoding PTS sugar transporter subunit IIC: protein MFSDFISVIQSFLTEPAILIGLLVGLGYALDKKSPIKIITGMVSAMVGLMMVLFGGFQFSATFKPVADAVSKSYGIHGYLMDSYAMKAATQIALGDNFGFVGYVFVLAFFTNLLLVLFGRYTKVKGIFLTGNTGVSHSQAVLWLIVFWLGFGWVPSIIIAGILTGLFWAFATTLIAKPVAKITNNAGFTIAHNQMLGIWFFSKFAHLFGDAEKQDAENMKLPGWLAIFNHNVTSIAIVMTLFVGGFLLTTGIDNVQAMAKGKPWYIYIINLGLQFSMYMVILLQGVRMMVGEINASFKGWQDRLIPNAIPAVDVAALLPFSPNAATLGFIFCTFGTIFSMGILLITHSPIMVLPGFVPLFFSGGPIGVLANRLGGYRAVIICTFLLGIIQTFGTVWAIPLTGLAAEGVGWTGIFDWATLWPAICEVLKFIASTFHLGPYAG from the coding sequence ATGTTTTCTGACTTTATTTCAGTAATACAATCTTTTCTAACCGAACCCGCTATTTTAATTGGATTACTGGTGGGACTGGGTTATGCCCTCGATAAAAAATCACCGATTAAAATTATTACCGGTATGGTGAGCGCCATGGTGGGATTAATGATGGTGCTCTTCGGCGGGTTTCAGTTTTCGGCCACCTTTAAACCCGTCGCTGATGCGGTGAGCAAGTCTTATGGCATCCATGGTTATTTAATGGATTCCTATGCCATGAAAGCGGCAACCCAGATCGCGCTCGGGGATAACTTCGGTTTTGTAGGCTATGTGTTTGTCCTGGCCTTTTTCACCAACCTGCTGCTGGTCCTGTTTGGCCGCTATACAAAGGTGAAAGGCATTTTCCTCACCGGCAATACCGGAGTGTCACACTCCCAGGCGGTGCTGTGGCTGATTGTCTTCTGGCTGGGCTTTGGCTGGGTGCCGTCAATTATTATCGCCGGGATCTTAACCGGTCTGTTCTGGGCGTTTGCCACCACCCTTATTGCCAAACCGGTCGCTAAAATCACCAATAATGCAGGCTTTACCATCGCCCATAACCAGATGCTGGGGATCTGGTTTTTCTCGAAATTCGCCCACCTGTTTGGCGACGCCGAGAAGCAGGATGCCGAGAACATGAAGCTGCCCGGCTGGCTGGCGATTTTTAACCATAACGTCACCTCCATCGCCATCGTGATGACCCTGTTCGTCGGCGGGTTCTTACTGACCACCGGCATTGATAACGTTCAGGCCATGGCAAAAGGGAAGCCCTGGTATATCTACATTATTAACCTCGGCCTGCAGTTCTCCATGTATATGGTGATTCTGTTACAGGGAGTGCGCATGATGGTCGGGGAAATTAATGCCTCCTTTAAAGGCTGGCAGGATCGTTTAATCCCGAACGCGATTCCCGCCGTCGATGTCGCAGCCTTATTACCTTTCTCCCCAAATGCCGCCACTCTTGGTTTTATCTTCTGTACCTTCGGCACGATTTTCTCGATGGGCATTCTGCTTATTACCCACAGCCCTATTATGGTGCTCCCCGGTTTTGTGCCGTTATTTTTCTCCGGCGGCCCGATTGGAGTATTAGCCAACCGGCTGGGCGGTTATCGCGCCGTGATTATTTGTACTTTCCTGCTGGGGATTATTCAAACCTTCGGCACCGTGTGGGCTATTCCCTTAACCGGGCTGGCAGCCGAAGGGGTGGGCTGGACCGGTATTTTCGACTGGGCGACTTTATGGCCCGCCATTTGTGAAGTGCTTAAGTTTATTGCCTCAACGTTCCATCTCGGGCCTTACGCGGGCTAA
- a CDS encoding DUF202 domain-containing protein — protein MADNRKARRLADPGLQPERTSLAWLRTLFGYGALMVLAVRHNWQQAGPLFWVALGVLAMVALILWHYTRNRARMDVSLYDFSASRPVRIKFLISLAVFSLALLFAASHVHHLIIFIRDFA, from the coding sequence ATGGCGGATAACCGCAAGGCGCGCCGTCTGGCCGATCCCGGGCTGCAGCCGGAGCGCACCTCGCTTGCATGGCTGCGCACCCTGTTTGGCTACGGCGCGTTGATGGTGCTGGCGGTCAGGCACAACTGGCAGCAGGCGGGCCCGCTGTTCTGGGTGGCGCTGGGAGTGCTGGCGATGGTGGCGCTGATCCTCTGGCACTACACCCGCAACCGCGCCCGGATGGACGTTTCGCTGTACGACTTTTCAGCATCCCGACCGGTGCGTATTAAATTTTTGATCTCCCTCGCAGTGTTCTCCCTCGCATTACTGTTTGCTGCTAGTCACGTTCACCATCTCATTATTTTTATCAGGGATTTTGCATGA
- a CDS encoding sulfatase, whose protein sequence is MKAIILLFDSLNKHYLPPYGDMITQAPNFQRLAARCATFNNSYVGSMPCMPARRELHTGRYNFLHREWGPLEPFDDSMPELLKKAGVYTHLISDHLHYWEDGGGNYHNRYSSWEIIRGQEGDHWKASVADPAIPEVLRVPQKQTGGGVSGLWRHDWVNRGYIQQEADFPQTRVFNAGCEFIDKNHQQDSWLLQVETFDPHEPFYTTEEYLALYQDPWDGPHYDWPRGKVEESPEAIEHIRCRYRALVSMCDRNLGRILDLMDRHDLWRDTMLIVGTDHGFLLGEHGWWAKNQMPYYNEVANNPLFIWDPRSAHQGVQRDALVQMIDWAPTLLEFFNQPIPPDVQGKPLARILEDDTPVRDAALFGVFSGHVNVTDGRYVYMRAALPGRENDIANYTLMPIKMNTRFTPEELESIALAPPFRFTKGVKTLRIPAQEKYPGVNRVGHLLFDLHTDPHQHCPIEDKAIEARMIALLVRLLRESDAPAEQFARLGLEV, encoded by the coding sequence ATGAAAGCCATCATTCTGCTCTTCGACAGCCTGAATAAACACTATCTGCCGCCTTACGGGGATATGATCACTCAGGCGCCCAACTTCCAGCGCCTGGCGGCCCGCTGCGCCACCTTCAACAACAGCTATGTCGGCAGCATGCCCTGCATGCCCGCCCGCCGGGAGCTGCACACCGGCCGGTACAATTTTTTGCACCGGGAGTGGGGGCCGCTGGAGCCGTTCGACGACTCCATGCCGGAGCTGCTGAAAAAAGCGGGCGTTTATACCCACCTGATCAGCGACCATCTGCACTACTGGGAGGACGGCGGCGGCAACTACCACAATCGCTACAGCTCATGGGAAATAATCCGCGGCCAGGAGGGGGATCACTGGAAGGCCAGCGTCGCCGACCCCGCAATTCCGGAGGTGCTGCGGGTGCCGCAGAAGCAAACCGGCGGTGGGGTCTCGGGACTCTGGCGGCACGACTGGGTTAACCGCGGCTACATTCAGCAGGAGGCGGACTTCCCGCAAACCCGGGTCTTTAACGCCGGGTGCGAATTTATCGACAAGAACCATCAGCAGGACAGCTGGCTGTTGCAGGTAGAGACCTTCGACCCGCACGAGCCGTTTTACACCACCGAGGAATATCTCGCGTTATATCAGGATCCCTGGGACGGGCCGCACTACGACTGGCCGCGCGGCAAGGTGGAGGAGAGCCCGGAGGCGATAGAGCATATTCGCTGCCGCTATCGCGCCCTGGTCTCCATGTGCGATCGCAACCTCGGCCGGATTCTCGACCTGATGGACCGCCACGATCTGTGGCGCGATACGATGTTGATTGTCGGCACCGATCACGGCTTTCTGCTCGGGGAGCATGGCTGGTGGGCGAAAAACCAGATGCCCTATTACAACGAGGTGGCGAATAACCCGCTGTTTATCTGGGATCCGCGCAGCGCCCATCAGGGGGTGCAGCGCGATGCGCTGGTGCAGATGATTGACTGGGCGCCCACGCTGCTGGAGTTCTTCAACCAGCCTATCCCGCCCGACGTCCAGGGCAAGCCGTTAGCCCGCATTCTTGAGGACGACACCCCGGTGCGTGACGCGGCGCTGTTCGGGGTCTTCAGCGGCCATGTCAACGTCACGGACGGGCGCTATGTCTATATGCGCGCCGCGCTGCCCGGGCGGGAAAATGACATCGCCAACTACACCCTGATGCCGATCAAGATGAATACCCGCTTTACCCCGGAGGAGCTGGAGTCAATCGCCCTGGCACCGCCCTTCCGCTTTACTAAAGGGGTTAAAACGCTGCGTATTCCGGCGCAGGAAAAATACCCGGGGGTGAATCGCGTGGGCCATCTGCTGTTCGATTTACATACCGATCCGCACCAGCATTGCCCGATTGAAGATAAGGCCATCGAAGCGCGGATGATCGCCCTGCTGGTGCGTCTGCTACGTGAGAGCGACGCCCCGGCAGAGCAGTTCGCCAGATTAGGGTTAGAGGTTTAA
- the dsdC gene encoding DNA-binding transcriptional regulator DsdC, translating into MNEGSEARNRLLNGWQLSKMHTFEVAARHESFALAAEELSLSPSAVSHRINLLEEELGIALFVRSHRKVELTPEGKRVYWTLKSSLDTLNQEILDIKNQALSGTLTVYSRPSIAQCWLVPMLGDFTRRYPSISLTVLTGNDYVNMQRTGVDLALYFDDMPPTQLSHHFLMDEAILPVCSPGYAREHQLLASPDNLRHCTLLHDRQAWSNDSGTDEWFSWAQHFAVDLPPSSGIGFDRSDLAVIAAINHVGVAMGRKRLVQKRLDRGELIAPFGEKTLKCHQHYYVSTLSGRQWPKIDAFIHWLRERVT; encoded by the coding sequence ATGAACGAGGGGAGTGAGGCGAGAAATCGCTTACTGAACGGCTGGCAACTGTCGAAGATGCACACCTTTGAGGTGGCGGCGCGTCACGAGTCGTTTGCGCTGGCGGCGGAGGAGCTGTCGCTCAGCCCGAGTGCGGTGAGCCACAGGATCAACCTGCTGGAAGAGGAGCTGGGGATCGCGCTTTTCGTCCGCTCGCACCGTAAAGTGGAGCTGACCCCGGAGGGCAAACGCGTTTACTGGACCCTGAAATCGTCGCTGGATACGCTGAATCAGGAGATCCTCGACATCAAAAACCAGGCCTTATCCGGCACCCTGACCGTCTACTCGCGTCCGTCGATTGCGCAGTGCTGGCTGGTGCCGATGCTGGGGGACTTCACCCGCCGCTATCCGTCGATTTCCCTCACCGTTTTGACCGGCAATGATTACGTCAATATGCAGCGAACCGGCGTCGATCTGGCGCTCTATTTCGACGATATGCCGCCGACCCAGCTCTCTCACCATTTTTTGATGGACGAGGCGATCCTGCCGGTCTGCTCCCCCGGGTACGCCCGGGAGCATCAGCTGCTCGCCAGCCCGGATAACCTGCGCCACTGCACCCTGCTGCACGACCGGCAGGCCTGGAGCAACGACTCCGGTACCGACGAGTGGTTTAGCTGGGCGCAGCATTTTGCGGTGGATTTGCCGCCATCCTCGGGAATAGGGTTCGATCGTTCCGATTTAGCGGTGATTGCGGCGATAAATCATGTTGGGGTGGCGATGGGGCGCAAACGGCTGGTGCAGAAGCGGCTCGATCGCGGGGAGCTGATTGCGCCCTTTGGCGAGAAGACGCTGAAATGCCACCAGCACTACTACGTTTCGACCCTTTCAGGACGCCAGTGGCCAAAGATTGATGCCTTTATTCACTGGCTCAGGGAAAGAGTAACCTGA